A stretch of DNA from Paenibacillus albus:
TAAAAGTGTTTACAGAGAAGGCTGGTATAGTGAAATGGGGTTAGAGTACGAGAGCTTTGACATCCCCCTAAACGTGTATGATAAGTTTGAACTTAGTAGTGTCACTGTTGAGGATGTAAGCACTCTAAATGATTCAATTCGAAATTACATTCAGGAGTTCTCACATGATAAGCGTTATGATAAATGCTTCAATCCTGCGTTATGGCTACATGTACCAAGGGAATGGAAGAGAATAAAGTACATGAAGCATTGAACTAACGGACAGGATATTTTGAAAGCTATGTGAGTAAATTAGCCAACGCCGTTCAACTAACGGGACACGATTGCACAACACACCAGGCTGTCGCGGCACTAGCGGCAGCCTGTTCAGCTAACAGGGCAGGATTGTTCAATAACTTCGCGAATACTTAGAAATTAATAATTTTCATCTGACTCCGTCGGACGTCGAGGATTCTAGAACGTTAGCCGAAAGAAGTTCTTAGATGTGTAGGAGGAGTGGAGTCTATTTGATATTAGAAAAAGTTATAGATAGAATTGTAATACAAAGTGATTATAAGGATTTGGTTGATAAGTATATAGATAATATACTTATTGAATTTAAAGGTAAGATTCATAGCATTTATATGTGTGGCTCGATTCCAAAAGGAACTGCTAAACCTTTTAAGTCAGATGCAGACTTTACTATTGTATGTGTAAATCCCAAAGATATTGATTACGAGAGATTGTCAATTATTAAAGACAAGCTTTTGGAAGAATATCCAGTAGTGACTAAGATTGATACGATAATTTGCTCGATTGACGATGTATTAAATAAACCGAATGAGTGGGGTTTTTGGATTAAGATAATTTGTGTTTGCATATATGGTCATGACGTTGGTGAAAAAGTACCACCGATAATTGCTTCTCCAGAGTTCATTTTAGACTTAAATACAGAGACCAAGGAGGAAGTAGATCGTGTACGTAGTTCACTTTCTAATGCTAGTGATAACACAATGAAAACTAGATATATTAAAGGTTATTCTAAGAGATTAATTCGTGCATTATACTCTTTGATTTTAGAAGATACAGGTGTATGGCAAGATGACATTATTAAGATGAAGAATGCCATATTAAACTATTGTGAGATTGACTCCGCTTTAGTTGATTATCTGTATGCTTGTTACTTGGATAGTAATAATGTACTTGTTGAAGAGTTTCTGGGACTTGCAGATGAAGTATATAGCTATTTTGAGAACGCGTTAAATGCAATGGCTGCTTCCAGAACTTCCTTCAGCTAAGCTCATTGTCGATCCAATACTGAAAGGAATCTTGCGTGTGGATCTCGAATTAATGACATAACTATTTATGATACAAATAGGTTCTAGAATTAATAAGAATGAGGTGTAGATCATGAGTGAATTTACATACGGCAATATTATCCGAAGCGTTGATAAGACTAAGCTTCTTGAGATTCTACCTACAGGTACTCCAACTCTTAAGTTGAATGAGGATTGGATTGCATTTTTCACTTCAGAGGATGGAGAATTTGTGGCTTCGAAGCAGCTTAAGGCATTATCCGAAAATTGTCCGATTTTATACTTTACCAACTTGGAGGATCATGGCTGGGGGTTTGAAATCTTCCATAGGGGAGAAGTTGTTTCAAACCTTGAGGTGCTTTATGAATTAATGGACGAAGAGTTCGATGAAATTATGGATGAATATGACGAAGTGGAAGCCTCGATTTTGGAAGGATATATGAATCAAAATCCTGATGCAGAGGCTTTTAAGTTATTTGGACTGAGTGATGAGCAAATAAAATGTATCGAGGAACTACTTGCTGGCAATTTAGCATTCGGTGAGGAAGAGTTTGTCGCTG
This window harbors:
- a CDS encoding nucleotidyltransferase domain-containing protein, which gives rise to MILEKVIDRIVIQSDYKDLVDKYIDNILIEFKGKIHSIYMCGSIPKGTAKPFKSDADFTIVCVNPKDIDYERLSIIKDKLLEEYPVVTKIDTIICSIDDVLNKPNEWGFWIKIICVCIYGHDVGEKVPPIIASPEFILDLNTETKEEVDRVRSSLSNASDNTMKTRYIKGYSKRLIRALYSLILEDTGVWQDDIIKMKNAILNYCEIDSALVDYLYACYLDSNNVLVEEFLGLADEVYSYFENALNAMAASRTSFS